Proteins co-encoded in one Opitutus terrae PB90-1 genomic window:
- the rplO gene encoding 50S ribosomal protein L15 has translation MKLHELKNVKGAVHRKKRVGCGEGGGHGKTSGRGGKGQTARSGSSIRPGFEGGQMPLYRKLPHRGFNQYNFRTELPVVNVGDLASLDASITEVTAEVLAAQGLIRAGETSVKILGDGELSRALKVTAVKFSESAKAKIEKAGGQAITA, from the coding sequence ATGAAACTTCACGAACTCAAGAACGTTAAAGGTGCCGTGCACCGGAAAAAGCGCGTCGGCTGCGGCGAAGGCGGCGGCCACGGCAAGACCTCCGGTCGCGGTGGCAAGGGCCAGACCGCGCGTTCCGGCAGCAGCATTCGCCCCGGCTTCGAAGGCGGCCAGATGCCCCTTTACCGCAAGCTCCCGCACCGCGGCTTCAACCAGTACAACTTCCGGACCGAACTCCCGGTGGTGAACGTCGGCGACCTCGCGTCCCTTGACGCAAGCATCACCGAAGTGACCGCCGAAGTGCTGGCGGCTCAGGGCCTGATCCGCGCCGGCGAGACGAGTGTCAAGATTCTCGGCGACGGCGAACTCAGCCGCGCGCTGAAGGTCACCGCGGTCAAATTCTCGGAATCGGCCAAGGCCAAGATCGAGAAAGCCGGCGGCCAGGCGATCACGGCCTAA
- the rpsE gene encoding 30S ribosomal protein S5 translates to MSTEPTSAPAPETAAPASAAPAAAPSAPTRQPRQFNRGPNRGGPGGQRRDNRRDNRDKPQEGDGPQMIEKVVFINRCAKVVKGGRRFSFAALAVVGDGKGKLGIGYGKANEVPDAIKKSTAHAHKHMVTVKLKGDTIPHDVLGEYDGGKVLLRPATTGTGLIAGGGVRAVLEAAGVKNVLTKSMGSNNHIAVVHATLNGLLQLRLKDDVTALRAKPTNA, encoded by the coding sequence GCCGCCGCTCCTTCCGCCCCGACCCGTCAGCCCCGTCAGTTCAACCGTGGTCCCAATCGCGGCGGTCCCGGTGGGCAACGCCGCGACAATCGCCGCGACAACCGCGACAAGCCGCAGGAGGGCGATGGTCCGCAGATGATCGAGAAGGTCGTCTTCATCAATCGCTGCGCCAAGGTCGTGAAGGGTGGCCGCCGGTTCAGCTTCGCGGCGCTCGCCGTCGTCGGCGATGGCAAGGGCAAGCTCGGCATCGGTTACGGCAAAGCCAACGAAGTGCCGGACGCGATCAAGAAGAGCACCGCGCATGCGCACAAGCACATGGTCACCGTGAAGCTCAAGGGCGACACCATCCCGCACGACGTGCTCGGCGAATACGATGGCGGCAAGGTGCTGCTCCGTCCCGCCACCACCGGCACCGGCCTGATCGCCGGCGGCGGCGTGCGCGCCGTGCTCGAGGCGGCCGGCGTGAAGAACGTGCTCACGAAATCGATGGGTTCGAACAACCACATCGCGGTCGTCCACGCCACGCTCAATGGCCTCCTCCAGTTGCGCCTGAAGGACGACGTCACCGCGCTCCGCGCCAAGCCGACCAACGCCTGA
- the secY gene encoding preprotein translocase subunit SecY, with protein MFSAFTNSLKIPELRSRIFYTLALLFVARVGANIPLPGIDPGPLQKFFADQTASGGGSLVGLYNMFTGGALTKGAVCALGIMPYISASIIFQLMTAVVPMLSRLQQEGDVGRQKLTQYTRYATVAICIVQGALLILALENPGRLFPGYDIGTYGSIVIVSKLSFLITSVVFMTAGTLVLMWLGEQITQRGIGNGVSLLITVGILADIPGAAAQTYQLFFKPVGTGPNLGLPQAVIMIALFVAVVMGIIMVVQGQRKIPVQYAKRVVGNKVMGGQSSFLPLKVNYSGVMPVIFASAILLFPQQIFSQLGAAFNIKFLIEFSQNLLRGHWTYYAIYTTLILFFSYFWVSVMFKPIQIADDLKKYGGYVPGVRPGEPTARFLDFIMTRLTLAGAVFLTIIAVMPDVLLFELNVPQRIAIFFGGTGMLITVGVVLDTMRQVETFLLQRHYDGFLKKGRIRARSAMPAGMTGDALSSDALLKLGVPVTAIFLVGIVAWAIQKFAL; from the coding sequence ATGTTCTCCGCCTTCACGAACTCGCTGAAGATTCCTGAGCTGCGCTCGCGGATCTTCTACACGCTGGCGCTGCTTTTCGTGGCCCGCGTGGGTGCCAATATTCCGCTGCCGGGCATCGATCCCGGTCCGCTCCAGAAGTTCTTCGCCGATCAGACGGCGAGTGGCGGAGGCTCGCTCGTGGGGCTCTACAACATGTTCACCGGCGGCGCGCTCACCAAGGGCGCCGTTTGCGCGCTGGGCATCATGCCCTACATCAGCGCCTCGATTATTTTCCAGCTGATGACCGCGGTCGTGCCGATGCTCAGCCGCCTGCAGCAGGAAGGCGACGTCGGTCGTCAGAAGCTGACGCAGTATACGCGCTACGCGACGGTCGCGATCTGTATCGTGCAGGGAGCGCTGCTGATCCTGGCGCTGGAGAATCCCGGCCGGCTCTTTCCCGGCTACGACATCGGCACCTATGGCTCGATCGTGATCGTGAGCAAGTTGAGCTTTCTCATCACCTCGGTGGTCTTCATGACCGCCGGCACGCTGGTGCTGATGTGGCTCGGCGAACAGATCACGCAACGCGGCATCGGCAACGGCGTGTCCCTGCTGATCACCGTCGGCATTCTAGCCGACATCCCGGGCGCCGCGGCGCAGACCTATCAGCTGTTCTTCAAGCCGGTCGGCACCGGCCCGAATCTCGGCCTCCCGCAGGCGGTGATCATGATCGCGCTCTTTGTTGCCGTGGTCATGGGCATCATCATGGTGGTGCAAGGCCAGCGAAAGATTCCGGTCCAGTACGCCAAACGCGTCGTCGGCAACAAGGTCATGGGCGGTCAGAGCTCGTTCCTCCCGCTCAAGGTCAACTACTCGGGCGTCATGCCGGTCATCTTCGCGAGCGCGATCCTGCTGTTCCCGCAGCAGATCTTCTCCCAGCTGGGCGCGGCGTTTAACATCAAGTTCCTGATCGAGTTCTCGCAGAACCTGCTCCGTGGCCACTGGACCTACTATGCGATCTACACCACGCTGATCCTGTTCTTCAGCTACTTCTGGGTATCCGTGATGTTCAAGCCGATCCAGATCGCCGACGATCTGAAGAAGTACGGCGGCTACGTCCCCGGCGTGCGCCCCGGCGAGCCGACCGCCCGGTTCCTGGACTTCATCATGACCCGGCTCACGCTGGCCGGCGCGGTGTTCCTGACGATCATCGCGGTCATGCCGGACGTGCTGCTGTTCGAACTCAATGTCCCGCAACGGATCGCGATTTTCTTCGGCGGCACGGGCATGCTGATCACCGTCGGCGTCGTCCTCGACACGATGCGCCAAGTCGAAACCTTCCTGTTGCAACGCCACTACGACGGCTTCCTCAAGAAGGGCCGCATCCGCGCCCGCAGCGCCATGCCCGCTGGCATGACCGGCGACGCGCTGAGCTCCGACGCACTGCTGAAGCTGGGCGTTCCGGTCACGGCCATCTTCCTCGTGGGCATCGTGGCTTGGGCGATCCAGAAGTTCGCACTTTAG